In the Malassezia vespertilionis chromosome 1, complete sequence genome, one interval contains:
- a CDS encoding uncharacterized protein (TransMembrane:2 (i60-77o89-107i); EggNog:ENOG503NZ9K; COG:S) — translation MSTKSRTGPRPNADGWKYDRKLPLLHRIFTLFNILPPNQEEAFKADPKSRMPAFSEWNQLAFPLPLAFVPFLARYYYYHNVSHEMPSSMVTWLFLFAYIVFVGLLSIQQYNGFVRKYGYLDANSGRDTVPYELMPKVAFEIFAASSLRTLVIVLGCYDPKEPPSLSFWLPLQLFMLTLTEDFTYYWLHRLCHEAESCWHIHRLHHTTKHPTTMLLGYADDFQEFIDLVGSPMISWTMCPLGFDATVVWLFMLNYVQLGGHCGARLHLGSILTGPYLRPFGLELVVEDHDLHHRHGWKDAYNYGKQTRFWDSLYGTAGDRVEGFDQNLDWSMSLRP, via the coding sequence ATGAGTACCAAATCGCGAACTGGACCGCGCCCTAACGCGGATGGTTGGAAGTACGACCGAAAGCTGCCTTTGCTACACAGAATTTTCACACTGTTCAACATTCTCCCTCCTAACCAGGAAGAGGCTTTCAAAGCGGATCCCAAGTCGAGAATGCCCGCTTTCAGCGAATGGAACCAACTTGCCTTTCCTTTGCCACTGGCTTTTGTGCCGTTTCTTGCACGATACTACTACTATCACAATGTTTCCCATGAAATGCCGAGTTCAATGGTAACGTGGCTGTTTCTTTTTGCGTACATTGTTTTTGTGGGCCTGCTGTCCATTCAGCAATATAACGGCTTTGTCCGTAAATACGGATACTTGGACGCGAACTCTGGACGTGACACTGTGCCTTATGAACTCATGCCGAAGGTTGCGTTCGAGATTTTCGCCGCCTCTTCGTTACGCACTCTCGTAATTGTTTTGGGCTGTTACGACCCCAAGGAACCGCCGAGCTTGAGCTTTTGGCTTCCGCTCCAGCTCTTTATGCTGACCTTGACGGAGGACTTTACTTACTACTGGCTTCACCGTCTTTGCCACGAGGCAGAGAGCTGCTGGCATATTCATCGCTTGCATCACACGACAAAGCACCCCACTACGATGCTTCTGGGCTATGCAGACGACTTCCAAGAGTTTATTGACTTGGTTGGCTCGCCCATGATTAGCTGGACCATGTGCCCGCTTGGGTTTGATGCTACAGTTGTTTGGCTGTTTATGCTGAACTATGTTCAATTGGGCGGTCATTGTGGAGCGCGATTGCACTTAGGCTCCATTCTGACAGGGCCCTACTTGCGCCCGTTTGGACTGGAACTTGTGGTGGAAGACCATGACCTCCATCACCGCCACGGCTGGAAAGATGCCTACAACTATGGCAAGCAGACGCGGTTCTGGGACTCGTTGTACGGAACTGCTGGCGACCGCGTGGAAGGCTTCGACCAGAATTTGGACTGGAGCATGAGCCTGCGACCGTGA
- a CDS encoding uncharacterized protein (TransMembrane:2 (i60-77o89-107i); COG:S; EggNog:ENOG503PAD9), translated as MSGKARVGPRPNADGWKHEKGLPFLHKTFTAFGILPPNNMEAYKAKPGEKVQVYREWNQLIFPLPLAFVPFLARYYYYHYVSHEMPSTLITSLLLFAHTFLVGLLSIQHFNKLVRQHGYLDAGAGRDTVPFELMPKVAFEIFAAAILRPTMIVLACYDPKEEPRLTWWLPVQIFVLTLTEDFTYYWLHRLCHEADSCWHFHRLHHTTKHPTTMLLGYADDFQEFIDFIGSPTISWLMCPFGFDVTMTWMFMLNYVQLAGHTGLRMHAGSILSGPYLSPFGMDLVVEDHDLHHRHGWKDSYNYGKQTRFWDTLYGTAGDRLEGHPDNLDWSHYISV; from the coding sequence ATGAGTGGCAAAGCGCGTGTTGGACCGCGACCCAACGCGGACGGATGGAAGCATGAGAAAGGTCTTCCATTCTTGCACAAAACGTTCACAGCGTTTGGCATTCTGCCGCCAAACAACATGGAGGCGTACAAAGCCAAGCCGGGGGAGAAAGTGCAAGTTTACCGCGAATGGAATCAACTCATTTTCCCTTTACCGCTGGCGTTTGTGCCTTTCCTTGCGCGTTATTACTACTACCACTATGTTTCTCATGAGATGCCGAGTACCTTGATCACGTCCTTGttgctctttgcgcacacTTTCTTGGTTGGCCTGTTATCCATTCAACATTTCAACAAGCTGGTTCGTCAACATGGATACCTCGATGCAGGTGCGGGTCGCGACACTGTCCCGTTTGAGCTCATGCCGAAAGTGGCATTTGAGATCTTTGCTGCGGCCATTCTGCGTCCAACCATGATTGTGTTGGCTTGCTACGACCCGAAGGAGGAGCCCCGCCTTACTTGGTGGCTCCCTGTCCAGATCTTTGTTCTTACTCTTACAGAGGACTTTACGTACTACTGGCTCCATCGCCTTTGCCACGAAGCAGATAGCTGCTGGCATTTCCACCGTTTGCACCACACTACGAAGCACCCCACTACGATGCTTCTTGGATACGCGGACGACTTCCAAGAGTTTATCGACTTTATTGGATCGCCGACAATCAGCTGGCTCATGTGTCCGTTTGGATTTGACGTGACTATGACTTGGATGTTTATGTTGAATTATGTTCAGTTGGCTGGCCACACTGGTTTGCGGATGCATGCGGGCTCGATTTTGTCCGGTCCTTACCTTAGTCCGTTTGGTATGGATCTCGTGGTGGAAGACCACGATCTTCACCACCGTCACGGCTGGAAAGATTCGTACAACTACGGCAAGCAGACGCGCTTTTGGGATACTTTGTATGGCACTGCCGGTGACCGTCTGGAGGGGCATCCCGATAATTTGGACTGGAGCCACTACATTAGCGTTTGA
- a CDS encoding uncharacterized protein (COG:S; TransMembrane:4 (i60-77o89-107i137-157o232-255i); EggNog:ENOG503PAD9): protein MSTKGRTGPRPFADAWKHEKKLPLVHRVFIMLNILPPSSEEVHKPEPNEKVLVYRELNQLIFPFPLALLPFILRYFYYHYVSHEMPGAFVTWFFLFLHTLTVGMLSVRHFNLHLRIHGYLDSEAGRDTVPFELMPKVAFEVIGAVMLRPALIVLATYDPKEEPRLTWWLPVQMFLLTLTEDFTYYWLHRLCHEADSCWHFHRLHHTTKHPTTMLLGYADDFQEFIDFIGSPMISWLMCPFGFDVTVTWMIMLNYVQLAGHTGLRLHAGPFGLDLVVEDHDLHHRHGWKDSYNYGKQTRFWDSLYGTTGDRIEGRPDNLDWSKFIKLDYK from the exons ATGAGCACCAAAGGCCGTACTGGCCCTCGCCCATTTGCGGACGCATGGAAGCATGAAAAGAAGCTGCCACTTGTGCACAGGGTTTTTATTATGCTGAATATTCTTCCTCCAAGTTCGGAAGAGGTGCACAAGCCAGAGCCCAACGAGAAAGTGCTTGTCTACCGTGAACTGAATCAGTTGATTTTCCCCTttccgctcgcgcttttGCCGTTTATTTTGCGGTATTTCTACTATCACTATGTTTCTCATGAAATGCCGGGCGCATTTGTAACGTGGTTTTTCCTTTTCCTTCACACCTTAACGGTCGGCATGTTGTCGGTCCGTCACTTTAACTTGCATCTGCGCATACACGGATACTTGGATTCCGAAGCTGGTCGCGACACTGTTCCTTTTGAACTTATGCCTAAGGTTGCCTTTGAAGTGATTGGCGCTGTGATGCTGCGCCCTGCCCTTATTGTATTGGCAACGTACGACCCCAAGGAGGAGCCTCGCCTTACTTGGTGGCTCCCTGTTCAGATGTTCTTGCTAACATTGACGGAGGACTTTACATACTACTGGCTTCATCGCCTTTGCCACGAAGCGGATAGCTGCTGGCATTTCCACCGTTTGCACCATACTACGAAACACCCCACTACGATGCTCCTTGGATACGCGGACGACTTCCAAGAATTTATCGACTTTATTGGATCACCCATGATTAGCTGGCTCATGTGTCCGTTTGGATTCGATGTAACTGTCACTTGGATGATTATGTTGAACTATGTTCAGCTGGCCGGCCACACTGgtctgcgcctgcatgcTGG TCCGTTTGGCTTGGATCTTGTGGTGGAAGACCACGATCTTCACCACCGTCACGGCTGGAAGGATTCGTACAACTACGGCAAACAGACACGGTTCTGGGACTCGTTGTATGGTACTACTGGCGACCGTATTGAAGGAAGACCTGACAACCTTGATTGGAGTAAATTTATTA AATTGGACTACAAGTAA
- a CDS encoding uncharacterized protein (COG:S; EggNog:ENOG503PAD9; TransMembrane:4 (i60-78o90-110i167-187o232-255i)) produces the protein MSIKVRSGPHPKADSWRSKPNLPIFHRILSGLNIFPPHSDEVYKPAPGEKMPVSRDLYQVFSPLPLAFVPFGLLYWYYNYVSAEMPSPLTVWMGLILHTLVFGGITMWYFNALVRKHGYLDAGVGRDTVSYDLVPKVGFEIFGAAILRPAVVVLGCYDPSQPPRLSWWLPVQLFMLTLTEDFTYYWFHRFCHEVDSAWSIHRRHHTTKHPTTMLLGYADDLQEFVDLIGSPIISWFMCPFGFEVTATWIYILVFVQLAGHTGLRMHFGAIMTGPFLRPFGLELVVEDHDLHHRHGWKDSYNYGKQSRFWDTLYGTAGDRVEGFEENLDYNLTH, from the coding sequence ATGAGCATCAAAGTCCGGTCGGGGCCACACCCCAAGGCGGACTCATGGAGAAGTAAACCGAATCTGCCTATTTTCCATCGCATCCTGAGTGGCCTGAACATTTTCCCTCCTCACTCAGATGAAGTATACAAGCCAGCACCGGGCGAGAAAATGCCGGTTTCCCGAGACTTATATCAGGTCTTTTCTCCCCTCCCGCTAGCATTTGTTCCTTTCGGATTGTTATATTGGTACTATAACTACGTATCTGCGGAAATGCCAAGTCCGCTTACCGTGTGGATGGGCCTTATTTTGCATACGCTTGTGTTTGGTGGTATTACCATGTGGTACTTCAACGCCCTCGTCCGCAAGCATGGGTACCTCGATGCAGGCGTCGGTCGTGACACTGTTTCCTATGATTTGGTGCCCAAGGTTGGATTTGAAATTTTTGGTGCTGCAATCTTGCGCCCTGCTGTGGTTGTGTTAGGCTGCTACGATCCCAGTCAGCCTCCTCGCCTTTCTTGGTGGCTTCCTGTTCAGCTTTTCATGCTTACGTTGACGGAGGACTTTACGTACTACTGGTTCCACCGGTTTTGCCACGAGGTTGACAGTGCATGGTCGATTCATCGGCGCCACCATACTACCAAGCACCCCACTACGATGTTGCTTGGGTATGCCGACGACTTGCAAGAGTTTGTCGACCTGATTGGGTCTCCCATTATCAGCTGGTTTATGTGCCCTTTCGGATTTGAAGTTACTGCGACTTGGATATATATTCTCGTGTTTGTCCAGCTGGCAGGCCACACTGGACTTCGGATGCATTTTGGAGCCATTATGACTGGGCCTTTCCTGCGTCCGTTCGGGCTTGAGCTTGTCGTGGAAGACCATGATTTGCATCACAGGCATGGCTGGAAGGACTCGTACAATTACGGCAAACAATCGCGGTTCTGGGATACGCTGTACGGTACTGCAGGGGACCGAGTTGAAGGTTTTGAAGAAAACCTTGATTATAACTTAACCCACTGA